From the genome of Anopheles funestus chromosome 2RL, idAnoFuneDA-416_04, whole genome shotgun sequence:
TGGAAGCGTTCAAATCGCTCGGTAACGCGGTTGAAACGTTAACCGATCCGCAAAAACGGAAAGCGTACGATCTTTACCGTACGACTGGGGGTGGATCGTCGGGCACCCGGACGCGAACACCAAACGGAGGTTTCACGTACGGCCAGAATGGATTCAACTTCCAGTCCGACTTCGATACGGGTATGAATCCGAACGATCTGTTTAACATGTTCTTTGGCAGCGGGTtcccacagcagcagcaacagcatcagcaacatcaCTATTACCGAACACGCACCGGGCGTGCCTCGCAGTACGACGACCGAAACGTTAGTCAACCGAGTCTGATTTTTGGACTGATTCTGTGTTTCATCGTCATTTCGCTTCTGTCGACCTTCTTCGCTTCCGATCCGGTGTACAGTTTGCAGCAAACGGGAAAATTTTCGGTCGCACGTCATACCCTCAATCTGAAGATACCGTACTACGTCAAGAACAATTTCCTAAGCGAATACCAGGGCACTTTGGCACGGCTCGAACACTCGGTTGAGGAAGAGTATGTGACGTACATGAAGCGAGCCTGTAGCAACGAACGGACGTATCGAGATGCAATGATTGGGCGGGCGAAGAGCTTTGGCAGCCGGGCACAGTTCCAGCAAGCGCAGCAGCTTAAGATGCCCTCGTGTGATGCACTTTACCGGTTGGGTATCGGGGTGGTAAAGTACTGAGGTGGTGCAAACGTACGTGAAATAATACAGTAAGGttgcgtcaaaaaaaaaaagctaccgaacaaaaaaaaaaaaattcagccAGTTGTAACGGGATtctccttttgttttgctccatcTCGCTTCGTTCCTACGTACAATCGATCGATATTGGATTAGTTTCACAACGGTAAGCTAAGCACTGCTATCCCATGAAATGGAGCATTTTGTAGGAAATTTGTTGTCTGTAGGGCTATTTTGGGTGGGGTTGATGTGttagttttgtaattttaaatcaaataaaaccattGTAATACGTTATAGTGGGCGCATGCACGTT
Proteins encoded in this window:
- the LOC125774765 gene encoding dnaJ homolog subfamily B member 14-like, with translation MEVNKDEAKRCIELATSFMKVGNMEKAEKLLKKSQSLYPLSQAEELLKRVKAAGSKPNTAHAGGTGGTSNGGSSARKRPVHREEEKPAEPKLNVDYTQEQANAVKRVQKCKDFYEVLGVSKEATDSEIKKCYKKHALQLHPDKNKAPGAMEAFKSLGNAVETLTDPQKRKAYDLYRTTGGGSSGTRTRTPNGGFTYGQNGFNFQSDFDTGMNPNDLFNMFFGSGFPQQQQQHQQHHYYRTRTGRASQYDDRNVSQPSLIFGLILCFIVISLLSTFFASDPVYSLQQTGKFSVARHTLNLKIPYYVKNNFLSEYQGTLARLEHSVEEEYVTYMKRACSNERTYRDAMIGRAKSFGSRAQFQQAQQLKMPSCDALYRLGIGVVKY